A window of Nitrospirota bacterium genomic DNA:
GTCTGCCACTCGATGATCGAGGTAGGGGTACTCTGGTTGACGTTCATCACCGTCGCGCTCGGCGTCGTGATGACCGAGCTGCCGTGGGTGACCACCCCGCCGGTGGGGAGCGCGAGCGCCCCCTGCGACCAGAACGCGGCGGCGACCGCGGCGGCGATCGCGCTGCGGCGCAGATGGACTTCGACAACGGACGGGGCGGAAACCGAGGACTTCTTCTGCTTGCTCATGATGCAACCCCCCAGATGCGGCGGCGCGCGTTCAGGACGGCTGAAGCCGCGCGCGGGATTTTTTGAGTCTAGTCCAGCCCTCTGCAAAGGACTGTGAAATTTGGCGCAGCGATCGTCGTTTTTTCCCGACGACGCTCAGAACCATCTCACGGCCTGGAACCATATGCGCGGGATGCGCTTGACCCGGTCGGCCGTCGGTGCCTCGTTCTCCAGCCGCCAGGCAGCAACGGCGCGCAGGAGAAAATCGCCGTCTCTTCCGAGCGACAGGCCGACGCCGGCTCCAGCCAGATTGCGCTCGTTGCGGCCGTTCGCCTGCTGGTCGCCGGTGACGAAATCCTTTTCGATGCGCACGTGGCCGAAATCGTAGAAGCCGGACAGGGTGAGGTCGCCCCCCCGGATCTTGAGGCCCGGAACCAGGTAGCGGTACTCGGCGGTGAAGACGTAGCCGTCATCGCCCGTGGCCTCGCCGACCGGGTAGGCGCGCACGCCCGAGGCGCCGCCAAGACTGAAGCGCTCTGCCGAGGCGAGGTTCTTGGACGCCGACTGGCCCACCAGCGCAAGCAGCAGGCTGGAGTTGTCGTCAATGCGCTGCAGGCGCCGGAATTCGTAGTTGTACTTGGCGTACCGCCCGAGCGTCTTGCGCCCCACCGGGCTCTGGTCGGCGACGCGCTTCGCCTCCGGCCGGATGTCCACGCTGCCCTCGGTCGCCGTCCAGGAAAAGGAGTTCAGTCCGCCGCCGAGGAACCGGTCGCGGAAGTCGCCGACGAAGCCGAGCTTGGTGTTGTAGATGTAGGTGTCGGTGACGTCGTTGAACGCGTCCACCCGGTCGAACAGGCGCTTGTCCTCGATCGCGAACTGAGCGATCAGGTTTATGTTGCGCGTGCGGATGAACGGGTGGAACGCGAACACGCTGGTGGCCGCCCCGTAGCCGTGCGCCTTGAGGTCGCCCTGCCCGCCCTGGTCGGCGGGCGTGGAGAAGTCCTTGCCGATGCGATAGTCAAAGTCGAGGTAGCTCACGCCGATGCGCGTGCCCCACGGACCGACGGGCAGCGTATAGGCAAGGCGCCGGAGCAGAAAGCGCTCCTCGGTGGCGAAGGCGCGCAGCGTGAACTGGTCGCCGAGGTTCATCGGCGTGTTCACGTTCATCGTGACGCCGAGCCGATACTCCCCGGTGAACCGGCTGCCGGCGTTGTCGAAGTCCACAAAACCGTTGACGATGTCCGGCGCCTGCTCGACGTTGACCTTGAGGTCGGCGGCGCCCACGGTCTTGCTCGGGCGGATCTCGGAGGTGACGATCGCGTTCGGCAGGTCGTTAACGAGGAGCAGCGGCTTCTCCAGCCCGGTCTCTGTGATCAGCTCGCCTTCCTTGAGATGCGCTTCGAGGACCGACCGGATCAGCGCTTCGGAGATGCGCGTGCCTTCCTTGACGTTCACCTCGAGCTTGCCGATGCGGCCCTCGATCACCGCGATCTCGACCACGCCGTCTCGGATCTCCTGGCGCGGCAGGTACGCCTGCGCGAGGAAGTAGCCGCGCTGGCGATAGTACGAACGCACCGCGGTGGCGGCGTCGTTCAGGCCGTTGATGTCGAGTTCCTTGCCGACGAAATCGCGCACCGCGGAGAGGAGTTCTTCCTCGGTGAAGACGGTGTTGCCGGTGATGCGGAAGCGCTTCGGGGTGAGCTTCAGCCCCGGCGCACCGAGCGCGGGCCGATATACGTCGCTGCGCGGAAGAACATCGGCTGGCCGAGGCGGCTCCTTGGCCGGTTCCTTGGTTTGTTGCTGGAGGATCTGCCCGGCATCCGGGCGCACCTGGGCGGGCGCGATATCGCTCCACGCAAGCAGCGCCGCCGCCCCAAGCGAAAGCAGAAATCCACAAAGACGAGCGTGTTCGATTTCTCCGGGTATGCGCCGCACGCGGACGCGAAAATCACGCCGCCCACTCCGCAACCCGGCAGAGGATGCTTTTGTTTTCAGATCCAAGAGTTATGTGCCTTTTCTTATTTCCGACCTGAAGATGACCCCTCGAATTGCAGCATAACGTGAACTGGGATTCTGGGCAACACCAGAAATGAAGCCTACTTGCGAGGAGATCAATGCCTCTGTTGCAATCGCGCAACATCATTTCGAATATAAAAAAGCCCCACAAGCAAAGGCC
This region includes:
- a CDS encoding ShlB/FhaC/HecB family hemolysin secretion/activation protein codes for the protein MDLKTKASSAGLRSGRRDFRVRVRRIPGEIEHARLCGFLLSLGAAALLAWSDIAPAQVRPDAGQILQQQTKEPAKEPPRPADVLPRSDVYRPALGAPGLKLTPKRFRITGNTVFTEEELLSAVRDFVGKELDINGLNDAATAVRSYYRQRGYFLAQAYLPRQEIRDGVVEIAVIEGRIGKLEVNVKEGTRISEALIRSVLEAHLKEGELITETGLEKPLLLVNDLPNAIVTSEIRPSKTVGAADLKVNVEQAPDIVNGFVDFDNAGSRFTGEYRLGVTMNVNTPMNLGDQFTLRAFATEERFLLRRLAYTLPVGPWGTRIGVSYLDFDYRIGKDFSTPADQGGQGDLKAHGYGAATSVFAFHPFIRTRNINLIAQFAIEDKRLFDRVDAFNDVTDTYIYNTKLGFVGDFRDRFLGGGLNSFSWTATEGSVDIRPEAKRVADQSPVGRKTLGRYAKYNYEFRRLQRIDDNSSLLLALVGQSASKNLASAERFSLGGASGVRAYPVGEATGDDGYVFTAEYRYLVPGLKIRGGDLTLSGFYDFGHVRIEKDFVTGDQQANGRNERNLAGAGVGLSLGRDGDFLLRAVAAWRLENEAPTADRVKRIPRIWFQAVRWF